A single region of the Niveibacterium umoris genome encodes:
- a CDS encoding site-2 protease family protein, protein MDIVLTILVWAFPVLLAITLHEAAHGYAARHFGDPTAFLAGRISLNPLRHIDPVGTIAVPFGIVLLNLVTGASFPPFGWAKAVPVDFGRLRHPKRDMLWVAAAGPAANLAQAFGWGLMLGLQNALDGYGGDLFYQMGVAGIMVNLALMLLNLLPIPPLDGGRIAISLLPAPLAYRFAQLERYGFMILIALLYLRVLDYLVWPLIAPLKAIIMALTGA, encoded by the coding sequence ATGGACATCGTCCTGACGATTCTGGTTTGGGCGTTCCCTGTCTTGCTTGCGATTACCCTGCACGAGGCCGCGCACGGCTATGCAGCCAGGCATTTCGGCGACCCGACGGCGTTCCTCGCCGGCCGCATCAGCCTCAATCCGCTGCGCCATATCGATCCGGTCGGCACCATCGCAGTCCCGTTCGGGATCGTGCTACTCAACCTTGTGACCGGCGCAAGCTTTCCGCCTTTCGGCTGGGCCAAGGCGGTGCCCGTTGATTTCGGCCGATTGCGTCATCCCAAGCGTGACATGCTGTGGGTGGCGGCGGCGGGGCCCGCCGCGAACCTCGCGCAGGCATTCGGCTGGGGCCTGATGCTGGGATTGCAGAACGCGCTCGACGGATACGGCGGCGATCTCTTCTATCAGATGGGTGTCGCCGGCATCATGGTGAATCTGGCGCTGATGCTGCTCAACCTTCTACCCATCCCGCCGCTCGACGGTGGCCGTATCGCGATCAGCCTGCTGCCGGCGCCCCTGGCGTATCGTTTCGCGCAGCTTGAACGCTACGGTTTCATGATCCTGATCGCCCTGCTTTACCTGCGTGTGCTCGATTACCTGGTGTGGCCGCTGATCGCACCGCTCAAGGCCATCATCATGGCCCTGACCGGAGCCTGA